The Gordonia sp. KTR9 genome contains a region encoding:
- a CDS encoding LLM class flavin-dependent oxidoreductase: MQFGLFSVSDITVDPTTGTTPTEHERIKAIVEIAKKAEDIGLDVFALGEHHNEPFFSSSPTTTLAYIAAQTQRLQLSTATTLITTNDPVKIAEDFAMLQHLADGRVDLMLGRGNTGPVYPWFGQDIRQGIPLAIENYHLLHRLWTEHVVDWEGQFRTPLTSFTSTPRPLDDVAPFVWHGSIRSPEIAEQAAYYGDGFFANNIFWPNEHFQRLINFYRERYEHYGHGKAHQAIVGLGGQFFIRPKSQDAVREFRPYFDNAPVYGHGPSLEDFTSQTPLTVGSPAEFVDKTLTFRETFGDYQRQLFLVDHAGLPLKTVLEQLDLLGEVLPDLRAGFAEGRPADVPEAPTHSSLVAARRDVEEGVEVSS; this comes from the coding sequence ATGCAGTTCGGACTCTTCAGCGTCAGCGACATCACCGTCGACCCCACCACGGGTACGACGCCGACCGAGCACGAGCGGATCAAGGCGATCGTCGAGATCGCGAAGAAGGCCGAGGACATCGGTCTCGACGTGTTCGCACTTGGCGAGCACCACAACGAGCCGTTCTTCTCGTCGTCGCCCACCACGACCCTCGCCTACATCGCGGCGCAGACCCAGCGCCTGCAACTGAGTACTGCGACCACGCTGATCACCACCAACGACCCGGTGAAGATCGCCGAGGACTTCGCCATGCTGCAGCACCTCGCCGACGGGCGTGTCGACCTGATGCTCGGGCGCGGCAACACCGGTCCGGTGTACCCGTGGTTCGGGCAGGACATCAGGCAGGGCATTCCACTCGCGATCGAGAACTACCACCTGCTGCACCGGTTGTGGACCGAGCACGTCGTCGACTGGGAGGGACAGTTCCGCACCCCGCTGACGTCCTTCACCTCGACCCCTCGTCCGCTCGACGATGTGGCACCGTTCGTCTGGCACGGCTCGATCCGGAGTCCCGAGATCGCGGAACAGGCCGCCTACTACGGCGACGGCTTCTTCGCGAACAACATCTTCTGGCCGAATGAGCACTTCCAGCGGTTGATCAACTTCTATCGCGAACGGTACGAGCACTACGGACACGGCAAGGCCCATCAGGCCATCGTCGGACTCGGCGGGCAGTTCTTCATCCGGCCGAAGTCGCAGGACGCGGTGCGGGAATTCCGTCCGTACTTCGACAACGCGCCGGTGTACGGCCACGGGCCGTCGCTCGAGGACTTCACCTCGCAGACGCCGCTGACCGTCGGCAGCCCGGCCGAGTTCGTCGACAAGACGCTGACCTTCCGGGAGACCTTCGGCGACTACCAGCGTCAGTTGTTCCTCGTCGACCATGCGGGACTTCCGCTCAAGACCGTGCTGGAGCAGCTCGACCTGCTCGGCGAGGTGTTGCCGGACCTGCGGGCCGGATTCGCCGAGGGTCGCCCCGCCGACGTTCCCGAGGCGCCGACGCACTCGTCGCTCGTCGCCGCGCGCCGGGATGTCGAGGAAGGTGT
- a CDS encoding MbtH family protein encodes MTNPFDDEDGRFYVLVNDENQHSLWPTFADIPAGWTKVFGEDSRAACLEYVEQNWTDLRPKSLIEAMEADKGGDA; translated from the coding sequence ATGACGAACCCATTCGACGACGAGGACGGCCGCTTCTACGTGCTCGTCAACGACGAGAACCAGCACTCGCTGTGGCCGACCTTCGCGGACATCCCCGCCGGATGGACCAAGGTCTTCGGCGAGGACAGCCGGGCGGCGTGCCTGGAGTATGTCGAGCAGAACTGGACCGACCTCCGGCCCAAGAGCCTCATCGAGGCCATGGAGGCGGACAAGGGCGGCGACGCCTGA